A genomic segment from Corythoichthys intestinalis isolate RoL2023-P3 chromosome 2, ASM3026506v1, whole genome shotgun sequence encodes:
- the znf740b gene encoding zinc finger protein 740b isoform X4 yields MTHHSNNSVRDHMKWAGLLGCEAVLSSMALMQANNIQGQKKMSSLGHGHRSTSESHQSHSHHSHHGNQSHHAQGNSHTGHMSTGSCPPLLIQKDGDYHTSRILDGKNMHTSQSMHVKKKHKKSVKVKEEQLDMDDDSVLKVQKNFICDHCYGAFRSSYHLKRHILTHTGEKPYACDSCDMRFIQRYHLDRHKRVHSGEKPYQCDRCNQTFSRTDRLLRHRRLCTAGISKDDNQCCDSRSSAYSQGTSGHTASWSPLQSSNSRLTV; encoded by the exons AtgacacaccattcaaacaactctGTTCGAGACCATATGAAATGG GCCGGTTTGCTGGGCTGCGAGGCAGTGCTTTCCAGCATGGCCCTGATGCAGGCCAACAATATTCAAGGTCAAAAGAAGATGTCATCACTGGGTCACGGGCACCGGTCAACTTCAGAAAGCCACCAAAGCCACTCGCATCATAGCCACCATGGAAACCAAAGTCACCATGCACAAGGCAACAGCCACACGGGCCATATGTCTACGGGGAGCTGTCCACCACTG CTGATCCAAAAGGATGGAGATTACCACACTTCGAGAAtattggatgggaaaaacatgCATACCAGCCAGAGTATGCACgtcaagaaaaagcacaaaaaatcGGTTAAAGTTAAGGAAGAG CAACTCGACATGGATGACGACAGTGTTCTGAAAGTCCAGAAGAACTTCATCTGTGACCACTGTTATGGTGCTTTTCGGAGCAGCTATCACCTCAAGCGGCACATACTGACACACACGG GGGAAAAACCTTATGCCTGTGACAGCTGCGACATGCGCTTCATTCAGCGTTACCACCTGGACCGACACAAGAGGGTGCACAGTGGCGAGAAGCCGTACCAGTGCGACCGCTGCAATCAG ACCTTCTCACGGACAGACAGGCTGCTGAGGCACCGGCGCCTGTGTACCGCCGGGATCAGCAAAGACGACAACCAGTGTTGCGATAGTCGATCATCTGCGTACTCACAGGGCACCTCCGGCCACACTGCTTCCTGGAGTCCCTTACAGTCTTCCAACAGCCGCCTGACCGTCTGA
- the znf740b gene encoding zinc finger protein 740b isoform X3, with protein MTHHSNNSVRDHMKWAGLLGCEAVLSSMALMQANNIQGQKKMSSLGHGHRSTSESHQSHSHHSHHGNQSHHAQGNSHTGHMSTGSCPPLLIQKDGDYHTSRILDGKNMHTSQSMHVKKKHKKSVKVKEEVRQLDMDDDSVLKVQKNFICDHCYGAFRSSYHLKRHILTHTGEKPYACDSCDMRFIQRYHLDRHKRVHSGEKPYQCDRCNQTFSRTDRLLRHRRLCTAGISKDDNQCCDSRSSAYSQGTSGHTASWSPLQSSNSRLTV; from the exons AtgacacaccattcaaacaactctGTTCGAGACCATATGAAATGG GCCGGTTTGCTGGGCTGCGAGGCAGTGCTTTCCAGCATGGCCCTGATGCAGGCCAACAATATTCAAGGTCAAAAGAAGATGTCATCACTGGGTCACGGGCACCGGTCAACTTCAGAAAGCCACCAAAGCCACTCGCATCATAGCCACCATGGAAACCAAAGTCACCATGCACAAGGCAACAGCCACACGGGCCATATGTCTACGGGGAGCTGTCCACCACTG CTGATCCAAAAGGATGGAGATTACCACACTTCGAGAAtattggatgggaaaaacatgCATACCAGCCAGAGTATGCACgtcaagaaaaagcacaaaaaatcGGTTAAAGTTAAGGAAGAGGTGCGG CAACTCGACATGGATGACGACAGTGTTCTGAAAGTCCAGAAGAACTTCATCTGTGACCACTGTTATGGTGCTTTTCGGAGCAGCTATCACCTCAAGCGGCACATACTGACACACACGG GGGAAAAACCTTATGCCTGTGACAGCTGCGACATGCGCTTCATTCAGCGTTACCACCTGGACCGACACAAGAGGGTGCACAGTGGCGAGAAGCCGTACCAGTGCGACCGCTGCAATCAG ACCTTCTCACGGACAGACAGGCTGCTGAGGCACCGGCGCCTGTGTACCGCCGGGATCAGCAAAGACGACAACCAGTGTTGCGATAGTCGATCATCTGCGTACTCACAGGGCACCTCCGGCCACACTGCTTCCTGGAGTCCCTTACAGTCTTCCAACAGCCGCCTGACCGTCTGA
- the znf740b gene encoding zinc finger protein 740b isoform X2, whose product MTHHSNNSVRDHMKWAGLLGCEAVLSSMALMQANNIQGQKKMSSLGHGHRSTSESHQSHSHHSHHGNQSHHAQGNSHTGHMSTGSCPPLLIQKDGDYHTSRILDGKNMHTSQSMHVKKKHKKSVKVKEEPLLQQLDMDDDSVLKVQKNFICDHCYGAFRSSYHLKRHILTHTGEKPYACDSCDMRFIQRYHLDRHKRVHSGEKPYQCDRCNQTFSRTDRLLRHRRLCTAGISKDDNQCCDSRSSAYSQGTSGHTASWSPLQSSNSRLTV is encoded by the exons AtgacacaccattcaaacaactctGTTCGAGACCATATGAAATGG GCCGGTTTGCTGGGCTGCGAGGCAGTGCTTTCCAGCATGGCCCTGATGCAGGCCAACAATATTCAAGGTCAAAAGAAGATGTCATCACTGGGTCACGGGCACCGGTCAACTTCAGAAAGCCACCAAAGCCACTCGCATCATAGCCACCATGGAAACCAAAGTCACCATGCACAAGGCAACAGCCACACGGGCCATATGTCTACGGGGAGCTGTCCACCACTG CTGATCCAAAAGGATGGAGATTACCACACTTCGAGAAtattggatgggaaaaacatgCATACCAGCCAGAGTATGCACgtcaagaaaaagcacaaaaaatcGGTTAAAGTTAAGGAAGAG CCTTTATTGCAGCAACTCGACATGGATGACGACAGTGTTCTGAAAGTCCAGAAGAACTTCATCTGTGACCACTGTTATGGTGCTTTTCGGAGCAGCTATCACCTCAAGCGGCACATACTGACACACACGG GGGAAAAACCTTATGCCTGTGACAGCTGCGACATGCGCTTCATTCAGCGTTACCACCTGGACCGACACAAGAGGGTGCACAGTGGCGAGAAGCCGTACCAGTGCGACCGCTGCAATCAG ACCTTCTCACGGACAGACAGGCTGCTGAGGCACCGGCGCCTGTGTACCGCCGGGATCAGCAAAGACGACAACCAGTGTTGCGATAGTCGATCATCTGCGTACTCACAGGGCACCTCCGGCCACACTGCTTCCTGGAGTCCCTTACAGTCTTCCAACAGCCGCCTGACCGTCTGA
- the znf740b gene encoding zinc finger protein 740b isoform X1: protein MTHHSNNSVRDHMKWAGLLGCEAVLSSMALMQANNIQGQKKMSSLGHGHRSTSESHQSHSHHSHHGNQSHHAQGNSHTGHMSTGSCPPLLIQKDGDYHTSRILDGKNMHTSQSMHVKKKHKKSVKVKEEVRPLLQQLDMDDDSVLKVQKNFICDHCYGAFRSSYHLKRHILTHTGEKPYACDSCDMRFIQRYHLDRHKRVHSGEKPYQCDRCNQTFSRTDRLLRHRRLCTAGISKDDNQCCDSRSSAYSQGTSGHTASWSPLQSSNSRLTV from the exons AtgacacaccattcaaacaactctGTTCGAGACCATATGAAATGG GCCGGTTTGCTGGGCTGCGAGGCAGTGCTTTCCAGCATGGCCCTGATGCAGGCCAACAATATTCAAGGTCAAAAGAAGATGTCATCACTGGGTCACGGGCACCGGTCAACTTCAGAAAGCCACCAAAGCCACTCGCATCATAGCCACCATGGAAACCAAAGTCACCATGCACAAGGCAACAGCCACACGGGCCATATGTCTACGGGGAGCTGTCCACCACTG CTGATCCAAAAGGATGGAGATTACCACACTTCGAGAAtattggatgggaaaaacatgCATACCAGCCAGAGTATGCACgtcaagaaaaagcacaaaaaatcGGTTAAAGTTAAGGAAGAGGTGCGG CCTTTATTGCAGCAACTCGACATGGATGACGACAGTGTTCTGAAAGTCCAGAAGAACTTCATCTGTGACCACTGTTATGGTGCTTTTCGGAGCAGCTATCACCTCAAGCGGCACATACTGACACACACGG GGGAAAAACCTTATGCCTGTGACAGCTGCGACATGCGCTTCATTCAGCGTTACCACCTGGACCGACACAAGAGGGTGCACAGTGGCGAGAAGCCGTACCAGTGCGACCGCTGCAATCAG ACCTTCTCACGGACAGACAGGCTGCTGAGGCACCGGCGCCTGTGTACCGCCGGGATCAGCAAAGACGACAACCAGTGTTGCGATAGTCGATCATCTGCGTACTCACAGGGCACCTCCGGCCACACTGCTTCCTGGAGTCCCTTACAGTCTTCCAACAGCCGCCTGACCGTCTGA
- the znf740b gene encoding zinc finger protein 740b isoform X5, which yields MALMQANNIQGQKKMSSLGHGHRSTSESHQSHSHHSHHGNQSHHAQGNSHTGHMSTGSCPPLLIQKDGDYHTSRILDGKNMHTSQSMHVKKKHKKSVKVKEEVRPLLQQLDMDDDSVLKVQKNFICDHCYGAFRSSYHLKRHILTHTGEKPYACDSCDMRFIQRYHLDRHKRVHSGEKPYQCDRCNQTFSRTDRLLRHRRLCTAGISKDDNQCCDSRSSAYSQGTSGHTASWSPLQSSNSRLTV from the exons ATGGCCCTGATGCAGGCCAACAATATTCAAGGTCAAAAGAAGATGTCATCACTGGGTCACGGGCACCGGTCAACTTCAGAAAGCCACCAAAGCCACTCGCATCATAGCCACCATGGAAACCAAAGTCACCATGCACAAGGCAACAGCCACACGGGCCATATGTCTACGGGGAGCTGTCCACCACTG CTGATCCAAAAGGATGGAGATTACCACACTTCGAGAAtattggatgggaaaaacatgCATACCAGCCAGAGTATGCACgtcaagaaaaagcacaaaaaatcGGTTAAAGTTAAGGAAGAGGTGCGG CCTTTATTGCAGCAACTCGACATGGATGACGACAGTGTTCTGAAAGTCCAGAAGAACTTCATCTGTGACCACTGTTATGGTGCTTTTCGGAGCAGCTATCACCTCAAGCGGCACATACTGACACACACGG GGGAAAAACCTTATGCCTGTGACAGCTGCGACATGCGCTTCATTCAGCGTTACCACCTGGACCGACACAAGAGGGTGCACAGTGGCGAGAAGCCGTACCAGTGCGACCGCTGCAATCAG ACCTTCTCACGGACAGACAGGCTGCTGAGGCACCGGCGCCTGTGTACCGCCGGGATCAGCAAAGACGACAACCAGTGTTGCGATAGTCGATCATCTGCGTACTCACAGGGCACCTCCGGCCACACTGCTTCCTGGAGTCCCTTACAGTCTTCCAACAGCCGCCTGACCGTCTGA